The window CCTCATGCATGCAGGAAATCCTCCGGTATAAATGCAGGAAAAATCGTTTATCAGATCTTATGTCGGAAAAACTCACATATAAATTGACTGTTTTTCAGCTATTGGCAGTTTTCGGAAAATTATGCGGGAGGTTTTCCAGTATCATTTTATTTTTGCGTAAATTCGCCGAAAATAACGGGAGGTTTTCCCGTTATTTTCGCAATTTCTCCGTTTTCTCCACCGCCGTCAATATTCCGTGCAAAATTTCCCGGGGTGAGGGCGGATCGCCCGGCACATAGACGTCGACGGGAATGATTCGGTCCACTCCGCCCAAGTTCGCATACGTTTCGCCGATCAGATCGTCGCCGCACGCGCTTGAGCCGACAGCGACCACAAGTTTGGGCGACGGCGTGGCGGCATACGTTTTGCGCAGCGCTTCTTCCAAATTCCGCGTAACGCCGCCGGTAACCAGCAGCATGTCGGCATGGCGCGGCGAAGCGACAAAGTCGATGCCGAACCGCTGCACATCATATACGGGGTTCAGCATTGCCGCCAACTCCCATTCCGCCCCGTTGCAAGACCCGGTATCCACATGCCGCACGTGCAGCGAGCGCCCGAATGCCTTTTTGATCGCCTTAGGCAGCCGCTCCCGCAACTCGCTCAACGCTGCCGAACTTTGTGCGGCCATATGCTTCTGCGCGGTTTCGGCAAACACCGCCGCTTCTTCCGGCGAAAGCGCGAGATGTTGCGGATTGGCGGTTCCCAAGCCGTATTTCCATAATCGTTTGATGACAGCAAGCAAGTCCATATCCCCCTTTCATCCGGGATCGTTGATTAACGGTCACAGCAGGCGTAGCATAATTCAAAACTTTTGTTGATCAGCGGAAAATCGGGCACGATCGTTCCGGGAACGCATAACGGCACAACCGGCCAGTTGGCATAGGCCGCGGAACGGACACGATAGCGGAAAAT of the Bacilli bacterium genome contains:
- a CDS encoding NADH-quinone oxidoreductase subunit B family protein yields the protein MLAVIKRLWKYGLGTANPQHLALSPEEAAVFAETAQKHMAAQSSAALSELRERLPKAIKKAFGRSLHVRHVDTGSCNGAEWELAAMLNPVYDVQRFGIDFVASPRHADMLLVTGGVTRNLEEALRKTYAATPSPKLVVAVGSSACGDDLIGETYANLGGVDRIIPVDVYVPGDPPSPREILHGILTAVEKTEKLRK